Genomic DNA from Blattabacterium cuenoti:
TTCCTAAATTTGGTAATCCCATTGAATTAATACTTCCTATATTCCATTCAATATATCTTGGACTAAGATTTCCTATTCTTGGATTTTTTGTACAACTTTTAGTTACAATAGCTCCAGAAGAACTATTTAATAAATTATAAAGATCTTTATATGTACAACACAACGCACCTGAAGCGTTCATAATACATAAAGAAAGTTTTATTCCATTTATATTAGTAGATAAATCTATTTTTTTCATATTTAATTATCATATTAAATTATCATATTCAATTATAAAAAATATTAATATGAAACAATCTATTCTTTTAAAAAAGAAAAAACAATTTTTTCTAAATATATATGATTTAGGAATTATAAAATTTGGAAATTTTACATTAAAAAGTGGAATAAAATCTCCTATATATATAGATTTTAGACCAATAGCATCTAGGCCTAAATTATTAATAAAACTTTCAAAATTATTATTAGAATCAGTTCCATCTTCTGATTTCGAATTAATTTGTGGAGTTCCATATGCTGCATTACCTATAGCTACAGCACTTTCTTTAAAAACTAACATTCCGTTAATTATTAAAAGAAAAGAAAATAAAGGATATGGAACAAAAAAAATTATAGAAGGAATTTATAAAAAAGGACAAAATTGTCTTCTTATAGAAGATGTAATTACAAGTGGAGATAGTTTATTGAAAACCATAGAAGATTTAGAAAAAGAAGGTTTAATTATAAAAAATATAATATCAGTTTTTGATAGAGAACAAGGAGGCACAAATAATATAAAAAAAAAAGGATATAAAATACAATCATTATTTTATGTGCAAGAAATATTGAAAATTTTAGACAAAAAAAATATTTTAAATAAAAAAAATATACAAATGATTCACTTTTTTTTAAAAAAAAAAGAAAATAGGATTTTTTACAAACGAATCTCATATGAAAAAAAAAAAGAAAAAATATTTCATCCTATAGGAAAAAAACTCATAGATATAACATTGAAAAAAAAAACTAACCTTATTATATCTGCAGATTTAATTCAATCAAAAAAAATATTGAATTTAGTACAATCAACTGGAGATAAAATATGTGGAATTAAATTACATGCAGATATTATAAATGATTTTTCTTTTTCATTTATCGATTCTATTAAAAAAATATCTAAAGAAAAAAATTTTTTATTACTTGAAGATAAAAAATTGTGTGATATTAATTCAACTAATTTTCTTCAGATCCATTATGGATTACATAAAATTACATCTTGGGCAGATATAATTACGGTTCATTTAATTGCAGGACGTTCTAGTATTAATAATCTAAAAATACCTGATAATATAGGATTAATTACTATATCAGAAATGTCTTCATATGAACAATTAATAGATAATAATTACATTAGAAAATCTATAAATATTTCATTAAAAAATACAAAAGTAATTGGAACAGTAGCTAAAAGAAAAATAGATGATAGATTATTATTATTTACACCAGGAATTAATTTTTTAAAATCTAAAAATTATATACATCCTAATAAAGCATTCAAAGAAAATGGATGCGATTTTATTATAGTTGGAAGATCTATTTATCAATCTGATAGTCCAGAAAAAATGGCAGAAAAATATAGAAGTATAGCGTGGAAAGCTTATGAAGATGAAATTGAAAAATAAAATTATATAAATTATTAATTAATCATTTATAATAATGATGATTATAAAAATTTATTTAATTTGTAGCTATTTTATTTTTAACAATTATTATTTTATGAAATGGATTAATTCTTTAATAAGCTGTTTTATGATATTATTCAGCATAATTGATATATTAGGAAATGCTCCTATAATCATGGGATTTAAATCAAAAGGAAACATTATAGATACTAATAAAGTGATAATTACTTCTCTAATTATATTTATTTCTTTTTTATTTTTAGGACAACCTATGTTAAAAATTATAGGTGTTGATGTTCATTCTTTTTCTGTTGCAGGATCAATAGTATTATTTTTAATAGGATTAGAAATGATTTTAGGAGTTGATTTTCATAAAGTATCAGAAAATTCACAAACATCTATAGTTCCAATAGCATTTCCCCTTATTGCAGGTCCTGGATCTTTAACTACATTAATTTCATTAAGAACTACTTATGATTTAACAATAATTATTTTATCATTATTATTAAATATGATAGTTGTTTATTTTGTTATTGATAAATGTGATTTTATTGCTGAAAAAATTGGAAATAATGGATTAGATGTACTTAAAAAAATATTTGGAATTGTTTTATTAGCTTTTGCCGTAAAAATATTTGGTGCTAATGCTGGAAAATTAGTTTAATAAATTAATATTTTTTATTATGTCAATAAATATTTTATTAATAGATGATACTATATCTATATATGATACATGAAATTTAGACGATTTATAATCAAATATTATATATAATATAACATTTCTATGTATATATTGTTCCAATATTGATTTTTTATTTAAAAAAGAAGATTTAATTAATCTTCTAATTTTGTTTCTATGTACAGATTTTTTAATTCTTTTTTTTTTACTAAAACTCCTATTAAGTTAACCGTAAAATGTTCATTATGAGAAAAGATTTTTTCTATATAAAAAATGGCAAGTATAGGTTTTTTATATAAACGTTTTCCATAAATAAAAATTTTTTTAAATTTTATTTTTGTTATATTGTTTTTTTTACAAAATTTATTCATATTCTTTTATGAATTTTTCTAGTTTAAATACCATATTTTTTGGTCCACAAATAAATGGAATTCTTTGATGTAATTTACAAGGTTTTATATCTAATATTCTTTCATATCCATTAGAAGCTTTTCCTCCAGCCTGTTCTGTTAAAAATGCAATAGGATTACATTCATATAACAATCTTAATTTTCCATTAGGAGATAATTCT
This window encodes:
- a CDS encoding MarC family protein: MKWINSLISCFMILFSIIDILGNAPIIMGFKSKGNIIDTNKVIITSLIIFISFLFLGQPMLKIIGVDVHSFSVAGSIVLFLIGLEMILGVDFHKVSENSQTSIVPIAFPLIAGPGSLTTLISLRTTYDLTIIILSLLLNMIVVYFVIDKCDFIAEKIGNNGLDVLKKIFGIVLLAFAVKIFGANAGKLV
- the pyrE gene encoding orotate phosphoribosyltransferase, translating into MKQSILLKKKKQFFLNIYDLGIIKFGNFTLKSGIKSPIYIDFRPIASRPKLLIKLSKLLLESVPSSDFELICGVPYAALPIATALSLKTNIPLIIKRKENKGYGTKKIIEGIYKKGQNCLLIEDVITSGDSLLKTIEDLEKEGLIIKNIISVFDREQGGTNNIKKKGYKIQSLFYVQEILKILDKKNILNKKNIQMIHFFLKKKENRIFYKRISYEKKKEKIFHPIGKKLIDITLKKKTNLIISADLIQSKKILNLVQSTGDKICGIKLHADIINDFSFSFIDSIKKISKEKNFLLLEDKKLCDINSTNFLQIHYGLHKITSWADIITVHLIAGRSSINNLKIPDNIGLITISEMSSYEQLIDNNYIRKSINISLKNTKVIGTVAKRKIDDRLLLFTPGINFLKSKNYIHPNKAFKENGCDFIIVGRSIYQSDSPEKMAEKYRSIAWKAYEDEIEK